AGCTTCCGGAGCGCCGACCGGAGCTCGGTCGCCGAGTAGAAGACCAGGCAGGTGGCGACGTCGGGGCCGACGGGGTGGCACTCGAACTCGAAGGCGGTCGCCACGCCGAGGCCCCCACCGCCGCCGCGCAGGCCCCAGAACAGGTCCGGGTGCTCGTCGGCGCTCGCCGTGACGACGTCGCCGCCGGCTGTCACGAGGTCGACCGACAGGAGGTTGTCACAGCTGAGGCCGTGCGTCCGGCGCAGGTGGCCGATGCCCCCGCCGAGCGTGAGGCCGCCGACGCCGGTGTCGGAGACGACGCCGCCGGGAACCGCGAGGCCGAACGCCTGTGTCTCGCGGTCCACGTCGGCCCAGGTGGCGCCGCCCTCGACCCGCGCCGTCGGCCCGCCGGGGTCCACGGTCACGGCGTCCATCCGCGACAGGTCGACCACCAGGCCGCCGTCGCAGACCGCTGTGCCGGCGACGTTGTGCCCGCCGCCGCGGACCGTAGCGGTGAGGTCGTGCGCCCATGCGAACGCCAGCGCCGCGCGGACGTCGGCGACGCCACGACACCGGGCGATCACCGCGGGCCGCCTGTCGATCAGGCCGTTCCAGACGGCGCGCGCGTCGTCGTAGGCCGCGTCGTCCGGTCCGATCACGTCGCCGCGCAGGTCGGTCGCGAACTGTGCGAGTCGCTCGTCGTCGATCGTTCGGGTCGTCATATCCTACCAGACGTCGGCGCGGGTGATGGCCTCACTCACGGCTCGATCATCCGGCGTGTGAACGAGCGTTCGCGGCGCGAGACGGTGGTCACGGTCCGGACGCTAGAGTTACGACCACCGGCCACTTCTACTATGATAGTGATAACCATGCAAGGTCCGGACGACAGATGGCGGAGCGACGATGGCCGTGAGCCGGGAGAACCGGAGCCGGACGGGCGCGAGGCGGACGCAGAGCGAGCGCGAGACGACGACCGCCCGCCGCCGAGTTCGCCGGTCCTCGAGGCGCTCCTCGAGAACGCGCGGAGCCGCCGGCACCTCGGGCGGCGCCTAGAAGCGGCGGGCGCGCGCGTCGACGCGGACCTGCTGGGCGACGTGGTCCGCCACGGGCCAGCACTGGAGGCCCTCCGTGCGGGCCCGCTGGACCGCAGGGAGATCGAGGACCGCCTCGACGTCTCTCGGGCGACGAGCCACCGCCTCACCCGCTGGCTCTGCGAACGCGGGTACGCGGAGAAGGCCGACGGCCGGTTCCGGCTGACCGGGACCGGGGAAGCAGTGGCCGACGAGGTGCTCCGCTTCGAGGCGAACGTCGGGACGGTCGAGCGCCTCGGCCCCCTCCTCGACGCGGTCTGCGAGGACCACCAGGAGTTCGTCGTGGAACCGTTCGTCGACGCGACGGTCACGCTGGCCGGGCCCGACGACCCCTACCGTCCGGTCGACCGGTTCCTCGCGCTCGCCGCGGAGTCCGAGACGGTCCGCGGGTTCAACACCGCCCCCATGGCACCCACGGGCGCGGGCGAGTTCCACGAGCGGGTGTTCGACGGGGGCGACGTCGAGGTGATCTACCACCCGGCAGCGGCCGAGCGCCTCGTCGAGGCCTACCCGGAGCGAGCGGCGGCGGCCGCCGAGCGGGGCGTCCTCGCCTTGCGGGCCCGAGCGGACCTACCCTACGGGCTTGCGATCTTCGACGACCGCGTCGGGATCGGGGGATACGACGAGGCGACGGGACTGCCTCACGTGTTCGTCGATACGGACTCGCCCATCGCCCGCGAGTGGGCCGAGCGGGTCTACGCCTCGGTCAGGGACGACTCGGTGCTTCTGGGTGTAGACCGCCCGGTCGACCGGGAGTGACCGGACCCCCGACAGGGGACGAGTCGAACCTCGCGGCGGGACTCTCGCGTGCGGCGTCCCGACACCTTATTGCGCCCGTGCCTCCCTCTGTCACGCGTGATCCACGACGAGTTCCCGTCCGTCGCGCTGCACAACGTCGCCGAGACGGAGGCGCCGGAGTGGACGAGCGGCGGTCGCGCGCTCCGACGCGTCCCGAGGTCGGTCGGCGAGGAGCTAAACGTCGCGGCGCGGGACCGGATGCGACACCCCGCGGGCAGCGAGATCAGGTTCGTCCCGCGGGAGCCGATCGAAGTGACGCTCTCGGCGGCGGACCCCGTCGACGTCTGGCCCTTCTGGGGCCCGTTCCAGGGTCAGGAGGTCGTCGAGATCGGACCGGAGCCGCGGACGATCGAACTGCCGGTTCCGGAGCGCGTGGCGAACCTGCGCGACGACGT
This genomic interval from Halomicrobium urmianum contains the following:
- a CDS encoding helix-turn-helix transcriptional regulator, yielding MITMQGPDDRWRSDDGREPGEPEPDGREADAERARDDDRPPPSSPVLEALLENARSRRHLGRRLEAAGARVDADLLGDVVRHGPALEALRAGPLDRREIEDRLDVSRATSHRLTRWLCERGYAEKADGRFRLTGTGEAVADEVLRFEANVGTVERLGPLLDAVCEDHQEFVVEPFVDATVTLAGPDDPYRPVDRFLALAAESETVRGFNTAPMAPTGAGEFHERVFDGGDVEVIYHPAAAERLVEAYPERAAAAAERGVLALRARADLPYGLAIFDDRVGIGGYDEATGLPHVFVDTDSPIAREWAERVYASVRDDSVLLGVDRPVDRE